In one Spirosoma rigui genomic region, the following are encoded:
- a CDS encoding aminoglycoside phosphotransferase/kinase family protein: MRLVDYPTIIKKAWAGFDPSLRINTIEDISAKVSTNHVFKVTFDDGESIIAKLSYFGKFEHFLEDHRIIHVLSNNLLYPFENVLAKSLVRDGQVYTYRYQEGFLDAWVVFYNPIRIQQKLPRRLDEHHIRALGTQIARFHKACSRVSPVLPKSSKTLRSDIWDLLDLLDTEAGQFEHRMHTDELKRQCELFLTNRQKLVAGTVETMPVFVDWNIGNFSVTDDLELYSRWDYDWFRISYRVMDFYFFSRVVSDLGDRTVFSYGIGPMMEDRFMLFLKQYHRIYPLTENEIRFLPEAFRFFILNYVIKYGRYFFHRTYAIKLQREAYEIYFPSIEQFDAEKILRALAI; the protein is encoded by the coding sequence ATGCGTCTCGTCGATTACCCAACTATCATAAAAAAAGCCTGGGCTGGCTTTGACCCGTCGTTACGGATCAACACCATCGAAGATATCAGTGCCAAGGTGTCAACCAATCACGTCTTCAAAGTCACCTTCGACGACGGCGAGTCCATCATTGCCAAACTCTCTTACTTTGGCAAGTTCGAGCATTTCCTGGAAGACCACCGGATTATCCACGTCCTGTCGAATAATCTGCTCTATCCCTTTGAGAACGTACTGGCCAAATCGCTGGTCCGCGACGGGCAGGTGTATACCTACCGGTACCAGGAAGGGTTTCTGGACGCGTGGGTGGTTTTTTACAACCCCATTCGTATCCAGCAGAAACTACCCCGCCGGCTCGATGAGCACCACATTCGGGCACTCGGAACCCAGATCGCCCGCTTTCATAAAGCCTGCTCACGGGTGAGCCCCGTCCTGCCCAAATCGTCGAAAACCCTCCGGTCGGATATCTGGGACCTGCTCGACCTGCTCGATACGGAAGCGGGCCAGTTTGAACACCGCATGCATACTGATGAGTTAAAACGGCAGTGCGAACTGTTCCTGACCAATCGTCAGAAACTGGTGGCGGGAACGGTGGAGACGATGCCCGTTTTTGTCGACTGGAACATCGGCAATTTTTCGGTTACGGACGATCTTGAGCTATATTCACGCTGGGATTACGACTGGTTTCGAATCAGTTACCGGGTCATGGACTTCTATTTCTTTAGCCGGGTCGTTTCTGACCTGGGCGACCGAACGGTGTTCAGCTACGGCATTGGTCCCATGATGGAAGATCGGTTTATGCTGTTTTTGAAACAGTACCACCGGATCTACCCCCTCACCGAAAATGAAATTCGCTTCCTGCCCGAAGCCTTCCGTTTTTTCATACTCAACTACGTCATTAAATATGGTCGGTATTTTTTCCACCGTACCTACGCAATCAAACTTCAGCGCGAAGCCTACGAGATTTATTTTCCGTCGATCGAACAGTTCGATGCCGAGAAGATTCTCCGGGCGTTAGCCATATAG
- a CDS encoding glutamine synthetase family protein produces MNQQSVIDLIAQLDSPKIKFAFTDIDGVLRGKIISRQKFLDGLTDGYGFCDVVWGWDSADAPYDNGRTTGWQSGYPDASVRIDLATFRQIPWEDGIPFFLAEFDSVAACPRSLLKRVAEQSRAMGFHAEYAQEFEWFNFRETPHSLQEKGFRQLEPLTPGMFGYSILRPSLESGFNHALFDLLTQFDIPLEGLHTETGPGVYEAAIAHDEVVRAADKAALFKTGVKEIAYRHELVATFMAKWNASLPGCSGHIHQSLWDADQTRNLFFDADQPNRMSALMQQFIAGQLYCLPHITPMFAPTINSYKRLVEGAWAPTTLTWSVDNRTTALRVLNRTEKLTRVEHRVSGADTNPYLALAAALASGLYGIRHQLPLETTASVGNGYADRQYGILPTNLAEATRAMAASPIAAELFGSEFVDHFVRTRDWEWRQYAQQVSDWELKRYFEII; encoded by the coding sequence ATGAATCAACAATCTGTTATTGACCTGATCGCTCAACTTGACAGCCCCAAAATCAAGTTTGCCTTCACCGACATCGATGGCGTGCTGCGCGGTAAAATCATCAGCCGTCAGAAGTTTCTGGATGGCCTGACCGATGGATACGGCTTCTGCGACGTTGTGTGGGGCTGGGACTCAGCCGATGCGCCTTACGACAACGGCCGCACCACCGGCTGGCAGTCGGGTTACCCTGATGCGTCAGTACGTATTGACCTGGCTACATTCCGGCAAATCCCGTGGGAAGATGGTATTCCATTTTTTCTGGCTGAGTTTGACAGCGTAGCGGCCTGCCCCCGCTCGTTGCTCAAACGGGTGGCCGAGCAGAGCCGGGCCATGGGCTTTCACGCGGAATATGCCCAGGAATTTGAGTGGTTTAACTTCCGCGAAACTCCGCACAGCTTGCAGGAAAAAGGCTTTCGGCAGCTTGAGCCGCTCACCCCCGGCATGTTCGGCTATTCCATCCTGCGCCCTTCGCTCGAAAGCGGCTTTAATCACGCCCTCTTCGATCTGCTCACCCAGTTTGACATTCCCCTCGAAGGGCTGCATACCGAAACGGGACCGGGCGTGTATGAAGCCGCCATTGCCCACGATGAAGTCGTTCGGGCGGCCGACAAAGCCGCGCTGTTCAAAACCGGCGTCAAAGAAATTGCTTACCGGCACGAGTTGGTCGCTACGTTTATGGCCAAGTGGAATGCCAGCCTGCCGGGTTGCAGCGGCCATATTCACCAGAGTTTATGGGATGCCGACCAGACAAGAAACCTGTTTTTCGACGCCGATCAACCCAACCGGATGAGCGCGTTAATGCAACAGTTTATTGCCGGTCAGCTGTATTGTCTGCCCCATATTACACCCATGTTTGCACCCACCATCAACAGCTACAAACGACTGGTAGAGGGCGCCTGGGCACCCACCACACTGACCTGGTCGGTCGATAACCGGACAACGGCACTACGGGTACTGAACCGGACGGAAAAGCTGACGCGGGTTGAACACCGGGTTTCGGGTGCCGATACCAACCCGTATTTGGCGCTGGCAGCCGCGCTGGCCTCGGGCCTGTACGGCATCCGGCACCAGCTGCCGCTTGAAACAACCGCATCAGTCGGAAACGGTTATGCCGACCGACAGTACGGTATCCTGCCAACAAATCTGGCCGAAGCTACCCGGGCAATGGCTGCGTCGCCCATCGCAGCTGAACTGTTCGGCTCCGAATTCGTTGACCACTTCGTCCGCACCCGCGACTGGGAATGGCGTCAGTACGCCCAACAGGTCAGCGACTGGGAGCTGAAGCGGTATTTTGAAATTATTTAA
- a CDS encoding DUF4332 domain-containing protein — MSLTLGELRGVTNAVLNALKGQGLSDSDSLLEAAKTPQSRKALAAAAGIDSSVILELANRADLARIKGIGRVYSDLMEEAGVDTVKELAKRVPVKLHARLIEINSVRQFTQRPPSVEQVSDFVEQAKHLPATLDY, encoded by the coding sequence ATGAGTCTTACGTTAGGAGAACTGCGTGGTGTTACGAACGCAGTGCTTAATGCCCTGAAAGGACAGGGATTAAGTGATAGTGACTCGTTGCTCGAAGCGGCCAAAACACCCCAGAGCCGGAAGGCCCTGGCGGCAGCGGCCGGAATCGATTCATCAGTTATTCTGGAATTGGCAAATCGGGCCGATCTGGCCCGTATCAAAGGCATTGGCCGGGTCTATAGTGACCTGATGGAAGAGGCCGGGGTCGATACCGTCAAGGAATTGGCCAAACGTGTGCCGGTCAAACTACACGCCCGGTTGATTGAGATCAATAGCGTACGCCAGTTTACCCAACGTCCCCCCTCGGTCGAGCAGGTCAGCGATTTTGTTGAGCAGGCAAAACACCTGCCCGCTACGCTGGACTATTAA
- a CDS encoding porin family protein, with protein sequence MTHLLRVAGIALALLACFTAPSSGQFRLDLESGLVLGTNYNDVRIPNSGGTLFNLSNELSAKPTVFYRVRAGYTFGNRHTVSALYAPLTVQYTGQFSRDVNFNNVVFPANQPLTASYKFNSYRLTYRYDFIVRDRWRVGAGLTAKIRDADVRLRGETGSRDTHFDDLGFVPLLNFYAAYRPGDRWSILLEGDALGSKFGRAEDIFAGAVYQASKAVGVKAGYRVVEGGANVDSIYNFTWINYASVGVLITL encoded by the coding sequence ATGACCCATTTACTACGTGTGGCCGGGATTGCCCTGGCGCTCCTTGCCTGTTTCACGGCTCCTTCGTCCGGTCAGTTTCGGCTCGATCTCGAATCGGGCCTGGTATTGGGCACGAACTACAACGACGTTCGCATTCCCAATTCGGGTGGTACGCTGTTTAACCTGAGCAACGAGCTATCAGCCAAACCAACCGTTTTTTACCGGGTTCGGGCGGGCTATACTTTCGGTAACCGCCATACGGTATCAGCGCTGTATGCTCCCCTGACCGTGCAGTATACCGGACAGTTTAGCCGGGACGTTAATTTCAACAACGTTGTGTTTCCGGCGAATCAGCCCCTGACAGCTTCGTATAAATTCAACTCGTACCGGCTTACGTACCGGTATGATTTCATCGTCCGGGATCGCTGGCGCGTGGGAGCGGGCCTGACGGCTAAAATACGGGATGCCGACGTGCGCCTGCGCGGAGAGACCGGCAGTCGGGACACCCACTTCGATGATCTTGGTTTCGTGCCGCTGCTCAATTTCTATGCAGCCTACCGGCCTGGTGACCGCTGGAGCATTTTGCTGGAAGGCGACGCGCTGGGCTCTAAATTCGGGCGGGCCGAGGATATCTTCGCAGGTGCCGTTTACCAAGCCAGTAAGGCTGTTGGTGTAAAAGCGGGCTACCGCGTGGTAGAAGGGGGCGCTAACGTCGATTCGATCTACAACTTTACCTGGATCAACTACGCGTCGGTAGGCGTACTAATCACCCTGTAA
- the cdaA gene encoding diadenylate cyclase CdaA, which translates to MLAFRLGFLDVGWLDLLDILLVTVLIYQIYNLVRGSVASRVFIGYLLVYLAYLVVKALGLNLMTTILEYFISVGALALIIIFQQEIRRFLLLIGKSTNMANSRWLRRWLMRQATPEEKHTQLKPIIDTCKTLGAEFSGGLIVIQKNDDLEKFALSGEIVNADLSKPLLLAIFSQYSPLHDGAVLISDGRIRAARCILPVSDDDELPPSLGFRHRAALGMSEATDAAVIAVSEESGRMALAINGELYTNLNLTELEAKLESYLREPRLLNSLS; encoded by the coding sequence ATGCTGGCATTTCGCTTGGGTTTTTTGGATGTTGGCTGGCTCGATCTGCTCGACATTCTGCTCGTTACCGTCCTCATCTATCAGATTTATAACCTCGTCCGGGGCAGTGTAGCCAGCCGGGTCTTCATTGGCTATCTGCTGGTTTACCTGGCTTATCTGGTGGTGAAAGCCTTAGGGCTTAACCTGATGACGACCATCCTGGAATATTTCATCAGTGTGGGTGCGCTGGCACTGATTATCATATTTCAGCAGGAAATCCGGCGATTTCTGTTGCTGATCGGCAAATCGACCAATATGGCCAACAGCCGATGGCTACGGCGGTGGCTCATGCGCCAGGCAACTCCGGAAGAGAAGCACACCCAATTAAAACCCATCATTGATACCTGCAAAACACTGGGTGCCGAGTTTTCGGGGGGGTTAATCGTTATCCAGAAAAACGACGATCTGGAAAAATTTGCGCTGTCGGGCGAGATCGTCAACGCCGATCTATCCAAACCGCTGCTGCTCGCCATTTTCAGCCAGTACAGCCCCCTTCACGACGGAGCAGTGCTGATCAGTGACGGACGCATACGGGCGGCCCGCTGTATCCTGCCCGTATCGGACGATGACGAGTTGCCGCCCTCGCTGGGTTTCCGCCACCGGGCGGCCCTGGGCATGAGCGAAGCCACCGATGCGGCCGTAATTGCCGTCTCGGAAGAGAGTGGCCGGATGGCGCTAGCTATTAACGGTGAACTATACACGAACCTGAATTTAACGGAGCTCGAAGCCAAACTGGAAAGCTACCTGCGCGAACCCAGGCTCTTAAACTCTTTGTCTTAG
- a CDS encoding ribonuclease Z — translation MLTILGAGSATPSLRMHPTAQLLTVGSDYMLIDCGEGTQLRLIEQKIRPGRLRYIFISHLHGDHYFGLAPLLSTLNLSGRTEDLYLFGPRGLDEVLTTIFRVSDSRLGYNLHFQAVDPAAPTLLLDHPQVTVESVPLQHRIDCSGYLFREKPRKPHLLRERLPADVPVHYLKQLKEGHDIIDETGLVLYAAADYTVPANPPRSYAFCSDTRFIADLPQQLRGVSLLYHEATFLDDNAARADEVYHSTARQAATIAAEAGVGQLLIGHFSSRYKQFDPFLDEARSVFPETYLAEEGETFVI, via the coding sequence ATGCTCACCATTCTGGGAGCCGGTTCGGCTACGCCTTCGTTGCGGATGCATCCAACGGCTCAGCTACTGACCGTTGGTAGCGATTACATGCTGATCGACTGTGGCGAGGGCACTCAGCTTCGTTTGATTGAACAGAAGATCAGACCGGGCCGGTTGCGTTATATTTTTATCAGTCATCTGCACGGCGATCACTACTTCGGGCTTGCTCCGCTCCTGTCGACGCTGAACCTGTCGGGCCGGACCGAAGACCTCTACCTGTTCGGTCCGCGCGGCCTGGACGAGGTGTTGACGACCATTTTTCGGGTGTCCGATTCAAGGCTGGGCTACAACCTGCATTTCCAGGCGGTTGACCCAGCCGCCCCTACCCTGCTGCTCGATCATCCGCAGGTGACAGTAGAATCGGTTCCGCTTCAGCATCGAATCGATTGCTCAGGCTATCTATTCCGGGAGAAGCCGCGTAAACCACACCTGCTCCGCGAACGACTTCCCGCTGACGTACCGGTACACTATCTGAAACAATTGAAGGAGGGACACGATATCATCGACGAAACTGGCCTCGTCCTGTATGCAGCCGCCGACTATACCGTGCCCGCCAATCCGCCCCGTTCGTATGCCTTCTGCTCCGATACCCGATTCATCGCGGACTTACCGCAGCAGCTTCGGGGCGTCAGCCTGCTCTACCACGAAGCTACTTTCCTGGATGATAATGCAGCGCGGGCAGATGAAGTGTACCATTCAACGGCCCGGCAGGCGGCTACCATTGCCGCAGAAGCCGGCGTTGGCCAATTGCTGATCGGTCATTTTTCCTCCCGGTATAAACAGTTTGATCCGTTTCTGGACGAAGCCCGTTCGGTATTTCCGGAGACATACCTTGCGGAAGAAGGCGAAACCTTTGTTATTTAG
- a CDS encoding STAS domain-containing protein: MTYTIEKNEQYALIRLAESAFEGEVPTDFEALSRVLFREGYSNIIVDMDPVQSVDPAGVSTIRKVNRQCTNEVGLLVLVTQNDDLIEFLDKAGISDMTILPTVEEAIDAVFMNELENDFRSESDDEYDAGGSLGRD; the protein is encoded by the coding sequence ATGACCTATACAATTGAAAAAAACGAACAGTACGCCCTGATCCGGTTAGCCGAAAGCGCTTTTGAGGGTGAAGTCCCAACCGATTTTGAAGCCCTGAGCCGGGTGTTGTTCCGGGAAGGCTACAGCAATATAATCGTGGATATGGACCCTGTTCAATCGGTCGATCCGGCGGGCGTCAGCACCATCCGGAAAGTAAACCGGCAGTGTACTAATGAGGTAGGTTTGCTGGTATTGGTAACCCAGAATGACGACCTCATTGAATTTTTGGATAAGGCCGGCATCAGCGATATGACCATTCTGCCAACGGTAGAAGAAGCCATCGACGCGGTGTTTATGAATGAACTGGAAAACGATTTTCGAAGCGAAAGCGATGATGAATACGACGCAGGGGGCAGCCTCGGGCGGGATTAG
- a CDS encoding phosphoribosylaminoimidazolesuccinocarboxamide synthase: protein MNAIQETNFQFPGQTAFYRGKVRDVYSFPDKLIMIASDRISAFDVVLPRPIPLKGQVLNQTAEYFLRATADIVPNWLLSVPDPNVSIGLRCDPFAVEMVVRGYLAGHAWREYRAGKRTLCGVSLPDGLRENDRLPEPIITPSTKAHEGHDEDISREEILRQGIVSESDYVQLERYALALFGRGTEMAARRGLILVDTKYEFGKLDDTVYLIDEVHTPDSSRYFYADVYDENQRGGQPQKQLSKEFVREWLITNGFQGKTGQTVPVMSDEWVHQISKRYIELFETVTGQSFQPADAADPLSRIETNVLQALNA from the coding sequence ATGAACGCAATTCAGGAAACCAATTTCCAGTTCCCGGGCCAGACGGCCTTCTATCGTGGTAAAGTTCGGGATGTGTACTCGTTCCCGGATAAGTTGATCATGATTGCTTCCGACCGGATTTCGGCCTTTGACGTGGTACTCCCCCGACCCATTCCGCTGAAAGGGCAGGTACTGAACCAGACCGCCGAATACTTCCTGAGAGCAACGGCCGATATTGTTCCGAACTGGTTACTGAGCGTGCCCGATCCAAACGTGAGCATTGGTCTGCGTTGCGACCCCTTTGCCGTTGAAATGGTCGTGCGGGGGTACCTGGCCGGCCACGCCTGGCGGGAGTACCGCGCCGGAAAACGGACACTCTGCGGGGTATCCCTGCCCGACGGGCTGCGCGAAAACGACCGCCTGCCCGAGCCTATCATTACACCAAGCACCAAAGCCCACGAAGGCCACGACGAAGATATCAGCCGGGAGGAAATCCTTCGCCAGGGTATCGTGAGCGAAAGCGATTACGTTCAGCTGGAGCGGTATGCACTGGCTTTGTTTGGCCGGGGAACCGAGATGGCCGCCCGGCGCGGCTTGATTCTGGTCGACACTAAATATGAGTTCGGCAAGCTGGACGATACTGTTTACCTGATCGACGAAGTACACACCCCCGACTCCTCAAGGTATTTTTACGCGGATGTGTACGATGAGAACCAGCGGGGGGGCCAGCCTCAGAAACAATTGTCAAAAGAATTCGTTAGAGAATGGCTTATCACAAACGGTTTTCAGGGCAAAACAGGGCAAACCGTGCCCGTAATGTCCGACGAGTGGGTACACCAGATCTCGAAACGGTACATCGAGCTATTCGAAACCGTGACCGGTCAGTCATTTCAACCGGCTGACGCGGCCGATCCGCTGAGCCGGATCGAAACCAATGTACTACAAGCCCTGAATGCCTAA
- a CDS encoding acetyl-CoA C-acyltransferase, with translation MNDVVIISAVRTPIGSFGGVLSTLSATDLGGAAIRGALTRAGVQPDQVQEVYMGNVVSANVGQAPAKQASLKAGLPATIPCTTINKVCASGTKAIMLAAQAIQLGQADVIVAGGMESMSNVPYYVPKARFGYKYGNAELVDGLARDGLVDVYDQCSMGVFADRTAEKYAISREAQDAYSVQSYKRAEESTQSGRFNAEIVPIDVAGRKGTVTVTEDEEYKNVIYDKIPTLKPAFGSGGTVTAASSSPISDGASALVIMSRRKADELGLKPLARIVAYADAEQEPQWFTTAPTKAVPLAIERAGLTTNDIDYFEVNEAFAVVPLAFSEVLQVPQEKLNVFGGAVSIGHPLGASGARIVTTLTNVLQQQGGRYGAVGICNGGGGASALVLERL, from the coding sequence ATGAACGACGTCGTAATCATTTCTGCCGTACGAACACCCATCGGGTCGTTTGGGGGCGTCCTGTCCACCCTTTCCGCTACCGACCTCGGCGGGGCCGCCATTCGGGGTGCACTCACCCGGGCCGGGGTTCAGCCGGATCAGGTACAGGAAGTATACATGGGAAACGTAGTGTCGGCTAATGTAGGGCAGGCTCCCGCTAAACAGGCGTCGCTTAAAGCCGGGTTACCCGCCACTATTCCCTGCACAACCATTAACAAAGTGTGTGCGTCGGGGACCAAAGCAATTATGCTGGCGGCTCAGGCCATTCAGCTGGGCCAGGCCGATGTGATCGTGGCGGGGGGGATGGAGAGCATGTCCAACGTTCCCTACTACGTACCCAAAGCCCGGTTCGGCTATAAATATGGAAACGCCGAGCTCGTCGACGGACTTGCCCGCGACGGGCTGGTTGACGTTTACGACCAATGTTCGATGGGTGTGTTTGCCGACCGCACGGCAGAGAAATACGCTATCAGCCGCGAAGCTCAGGACGCCTACTCAGTCCAGTCATACAAACGGGCCGAAGAAAGCACCCAGAGCGGCCGGTTCAACGCTGAAATCGTACCGATCGATGTTGCAGGCCGCAAAGGCACCGTAACTGTGACCGAAGACGAAGAATACAAGAATGTGATTTACGACAAGATCCCAACCCTGAAACCAGCCTTCGGTTCGGGCGGAACGGTAACCGCAGCCAGTTCCTCGCCCATCAGCGATGGGGCGTCGGCGCTGGTGATTATGAGCCGCCGGAAAGCCGACGAACTTGGCCTGAAACCACTGGCCCGGATCGTTGCCTATGCCGACGCCGAGCAGGAACCCCAGTGGTTCACAACGGCGCCTACGAAGGCGGTTCCGCTGGCTATTGAACGCGCCGGACTCACCACCAACGATATTGATTATTTTGAAGTCAACGAAGCGTTTGCCGTTGTCCCGCTGGCTTTCAGCGAAGTACTGCAGGTGCCGCAGGAAAAACTTAACGTCTTTGGCGGTGCCGTATCCATTGGCCACCCGCTGGGAGCATCGGGTGCCCGCATTGTAACAACGCTCACCAACGTACTGCAGCAGCAGGGCGGGCGCTACGGTGCCGTGGGCATCTGTAACGGGGGCGGGGGCGCATCGGCTCTTGTCCTGGAACGATTATAA
- a CDS encoding tetratricopeptide repeat protein produces MVYVFLVAWLWWADPLTNQISYNNRARQEAELAYRAGQFDRALSLYAYLSKTTTTIDPAVRLNLGHTYFQLKQYTKARPQYETLLRSDRSDLRTVAATQLGVMACFDRDSATALALFRQALLENANNEPARYNFELIKKRYSGKPMPKPGQKQRLAARKETINKPQPTGGQVERSSRQDELLRRFRQLNLSEEQALQLLNAMQQDDLPYALTQSARGSKTKSNTSGNRW; encoded by the coding sequence ATGGTGTATGTATTCCTCGTTGCCTGGCTGTGGTGGGCCGATCCGCTCACGAATCAGATCTCGTACAACAACCGGGCGCGCCAGGAAGCTGAGCTCGCCTATCGAGCTGGTCAGTTCGACCGGGCGCTGTCTCTGTATGCGTATCTGAGCAAGACCACCACAACCATCGATCCGGCCGTACGGCTCAATCTGGGACACACTTACTTCCAGTTGAAGCAGTACACTAAAGCCCGGCCCCAGTACGAAACCCTGCTACGGTCCGACCGCTCCGACCTGCGCACCGTAGCCGCTACGCAATTGGGTGTTATGGCCTGTTTCGACCGGGATAGTGCTACGGCACTGGCCCTTTTTCGGCAGGCGCTCCTCGAAAATGCCAATAATGAACCGGCACGGTACAATTTTGAGTTAATAAAAAAACGGTATTCCGGTAAACCCATGCCTAAACCGGGTCAGAAACAGCGCCTGGCGGCCCGCAAAGAAACCATAAATAAACCTCAGCCCACCGGCGGCCAGGTCGAACGGTCGTCGCGGCAGGACGAGTTGCTACGCCGGTTCCGGCAACTGAACCTCAGCGAGGAACAGGCACTTCAGCTCCTCAACGCCATGCAGCAGGATGACCTGCCCTACGCGCTGACCCAGTCGGCCCGGGGTTCCAAAACCAAATCCAACACGAGCGGTAATCGCTGGTAA
- a CDS encoding vWA domain-containing protein produces the protein MNWLYSFSTTEFIFIGLFILLYALYILRTFRLARQLNTQAWGVIPKFFLRGTYLSLLIVALLGPSFGEADGELATAGRDVFLLVDVSRSMDAGDVVPTRLERVKYNVQQLCDTLPADRFGLILTSSESFVLSPLTADHDALKQFTRDIRTSPAAVSGTDLCSAIELARQKLLTDPSTRQRVKAIVLFSDGENFGPCDQAGLLRLRTFGVPLITVGIGTEAGASIRSGRDFIRDSDRQIVRSRLNRTFLQNLARDGRGQYIEVDASGRYIYDVAGLIQSVQGRVVDQQRIAVSTNKYFYFVLVALVMIALDLIVTVRTFRL, from the coding sequence ATGAACTGGCTTTATTCGTTTTCAACCACCGAATTTATTTTCATTGGCCTGTTCATTCTACTATATGCCCTGTATATCCTGCGCACATTTCGACTGGCACGACAGCTGAATACCCAGGCCTGGGGCGTGATCCCAAAGTTTTTTCTGCGGGGTACCTACCTCAGCCTACTGATCGTGGCCCTGTTGGGTCCCTCATTCGGGGAAGCCGATGGTGAACTGGCCACCGCCGGACGGGATGTGTTCCTGCTGGTCGATGTATCCCGCTCCATGGATGCCGGCGACGTAGTCCCTACCCGGCTCGAACGGGTCAAGTACAACGTTCAGCAGTTGTGCGATACACTTCCCGCCGACCGTTTCGGGCTGATTCTGACTTCGTCGGAGTCGTTTGTGTTGTCGCCCCTCACTGCCGACCACGATGCCCTTAAACAGTTCACCCGCGATATCCGTACGAGCCCGGCCGCGGTAAGTGGTACCGATCTGTGCAGTGCCATTGAGCTGGCCCGCCAGAAACTTCTCACCGACCCCTCTACCCGGCAGCGAGTCAAAGCCATTGTCCTTTTCAGCGACGGCGAAAACTTCGGTCCCTGTGATCAGGCGGGACTGCTCCGGCTACGCACCTTTGGCGTGCCGCTCATTACCGTTGGGATAGGTACCGAAGCTGGTGCTTCCATCCGGTCCGGACGCGACTTTATCCGCGATAGCGACCGTCAGATCGTTCGTAGCCGACTGAACCGCACCTTTCTGCAAAATCTGGCCCGCGACGGGCGGGGACAGTATATTGAAGTCGATGCCAGCGGTCGTTATATCTACGATGTGGCCGGGCTGATTCAGTCAGTGCAGGGTCGGGTGGTCGATCAGCAACGCATTGCCGTTTCAACCAACAAGTATTTTTATTTCGTGCTCGTGGCGCTGGTAATGATTGCACTAGACCTGATTGTAACCGTGCGGACGTTTCGACTGTGA
- a CDS encoding nuclear transport factor 2 family protein, which yields MDYQLLLRQLYRDFNARHIDAVLTHLHTDVAWPNGWEGGSVTGQEEVRAYWLRQWQEIDPEVLPTSFETGPNGQIKVGVRQIIRDLSGQVLSDSLLMHTYTFVDGKVKAMVIETY from the coding sequence ATGGACTACCAGCTACTACTGCGCCAGCTTTACCGCGATTTCAACGCCCGCCACATCGATGCTGTCCTAACGCATCTGCACACCGATGTGGCCTGGCCAAATGGGTGGGAGGGCGGCTCGGTAACGGGACAGGAGGAAGTCCGGGCGTACTGGCTCCGCCAATGGCAGGAAATAGATCCTGAAGTTCTGCCCACCTCTTTTGAAACCGGTCCCAATGGTCAGATTAAGGTAGGGGTTCGCCAGATTATCAGGGACTTAAGTGGTCAGGTTCTGAGCGATAGTCTACTGATGCATACTTACACGTTCGTGGACGGTAAGGTAAAAGCCATGGTCATTGAGACGTACTAG
- a CDS encoding GtrA family protein → MASELFNRRDVLAYFIVAAIGASLQLVAGSILQDWFQLTYEEALFVGYVIAFVVGFVLTKLFAFNAKNSAQTNREAIKFTLVSILSCLITVYGSVWLYNYSVSLGEPITVVVPFSVKEVNVNKLASQIAGMGASFLNNYVLHKQFTFRHTGFYEKLKKMLNL, encoded by the coding sequence ATGGCCAGTGAGCTATTTAATCGGCGCGACGTTTTAGCGTATTTCATCGTTGCCGCAATTGGCGCTTCCTTACAACTTGTCGCCGGCAGTATACTCCAGGATTGGTTCCAGCTTACCTACGAAGAAGCCCTTTTTGTGGGTTATGTCATCGCGTTTGTGGTGGGTTTCGTGTTGACCAAGCTCTTTGCGTTCAACGCCAAAAATTCGGCTCAGACCAACCGCGAAGCCATCAAATTTACGCTCGTCTCAATCCTGTCCTGTTTGATAACGGTGTACGGATCTGTTTGGCTTTACAATTATTCCGTTAGCCTGGGTGAGCCGATTACGGTGGTGGTACCCTTTTCGGTGAAGGAAGTAAATGTCAATAAACTGGCCTCGCAAATTGCCGGTATGGGGGCCAGCTTCCTCAACAACTACGTGTTGCACAAACAATTCACGTTTCGCCACACGGGTTTCTACGAGAAACTGAAAAAAATGCTCAATCTTTAG